One window of Bacteroidota bacterium genomic DNA carries:
- a CDS encoding HAD-IG family 5'-nucleotidase codes for MPTATRRGLYCNRTLNLRRIRAVGYDMDYTLIHYHVAAWEGRAYHHVQQRLLERGWPVAHLEFDPALVTPGLIVDTELGNVVKANRFGYVKKAFHGTRALAYDEQRRAYARTLIDLDNSRWRFLNTLFSISEAGLYLQLVDLLDNGDLDSVEGGSLGYGALYRFVRRAIDEAHLEGVLKAEIIANPDQFVDRDPDVALTLLDQKNAGKKLLLITNSEVSYAVPMLRYAIDPHLPGDMTWRDLFDVAIMAARKPDFFASSTPAYEVVDVERGLLQENVGLLAEGKLYVGGNAGLVERSLGLSGEEILYVGDHIFADVRVSKSRLRWRTALVLRSLADEIEALNEFDTRQAALADMMANKEQLEADFSALRLEHQRNRNGYGPQTRRALEDLQADMANLRGRLVALDSEIAPLAHSSSTLVNPNWGPLMRAGKEKSHLARQVERDADIYMTRVSDFLAYTPFVYLRAHRGSLPHDSDAAAKAEVDELR; via the coding sequence ATGCCGACTGCCACCCGCCGGGGCCTCTACTGCAACCGTACGCTCAACCTGCGCCGCATCCGCGCGGTCGGGTACGACATGGACTACACGCTCATCCACTACCATGTCGCGGCATGGGAAGGCCGAGCCTATCACCACGTCCAGCAGCGTCTTCTAGAACGTGGCTGGCCGGTTGCACACCTCGAATTCGATCCGGCCCTCGTCACTCCGGGGCTTATCGTGGACACCGAACTCGGCAACGTGGTTAAGGCCAACCGTTTCGGTTACGTCAAGAAGGCGTTTCACGGAACCCGCGCACTCGCCTACGATGAACAACGCCGCGCCTATGCCCGGACGCTCATCGACCTGGACAATTCCCGGTGGCGCTTCCTGAACACCCTCTTTTCGATTTCAGAAGCAGGGCTGTACCTGCAACTCGTCGACTTGCTCGACAACGGCGACCTGGACAGCGTCGAGGGCGGCTCACTGGGCTATGGCGCCCTCTACCGGTTCGTCCGACGCGCCATCGACGAAGCCCACCTAGAAGGCGTCCTGAAGGCAGAGATCATTGCCAATCCCGATCAGTTTGTTGACCGAGATCCAGACGTCGCACTGACGCTTCTCGACCAAAAGAACGCCGGGAAGAAGCTGCTCCTCATCACCAACTCGGAGGTCAGCTACGCCGTGCCGATGCTGCGGTATGCGATTGATCCGCACCTGCCGGGCGATATGACGTGGCGCGACCTGTTCGATGTGGCCATCATGGCTGCCCGCAAGCCCGACTTTTTCGCGTCCTCGACGCCCGCGTATGAAGTCGTCGATGTAGAGCGTGGGCTCTTGCAAGAGAACGTCGGGCTGCTGGCCGAGGGCAAGCTCTACGTTGGAGGAAACGCTGGCCTCGTCGAACGCTCCCTCGGTCTCTCTGGTGAGGAGATCTTGTACGTGGGCGACCATATCTTCGCCGATGTACGCGTGTCTAAGAGTCGGCTCCGTTGGCGTACCGCTCTCGTTCTGCGCAGCCTCGCCGACGAAATCGAGGCGCTCAACGAGTTCGACACGCGGCAAGCGGCGCTCGCCGACATGATGGCGAACAAGGAGCAGCTGGAAGCCGACTTCTCGGCGCTGCGTCTGGAGCACCAGCGCAACCGGAACGGCTACGGGCCCCAGACTCGCCGTGCGCTGGAAGACCTGCAAGCTGACATGGCGAACCTACGCGGCCGACTCGTGGCCCTCGACAGCGAGATCGCCCCCCTCGCCCATTCCTCCTCGACGCTCGTCAATCCGAACTGGGGGCCGTTGATGCGCGCAGGCAAAGAAAAGAGCCACCTAGCCCGCCAGGTCGAGCGCGATGCCGACATCTACATGACTCGGGTGTCAGACTTCCTGGCCTATACGCCGTTTGTATACCTGCGAGCCCATCGTGGAAGCCTCCCGCACGACTCTGATGCCGCTGCCAAAGCCGAAGTTGACGAACTGCGCTGA
- a CDS encoding response regulator, producing the protein MPTPSTDVLIRVLPYPAVLERAEGEVCALSASFCETFLCDEAEREARRRTLADVFEWIAPQFAQPTLLLEAIQPVTAAQAPCTNGVLLSLADGRTFRLRHEELIERDGTSSGRLWHFHDATESARAAEATLQAEQLAEHAEQVRLNFVSAMSHEIKTPMNAVVGMAHLLAETDLDSGQEELVHALRRSVDHLLDLLTDVLDFSRLETGATTFATDQFDLYALVESVRARYASEAEARDLAFTAEVEDMPRILLGDPTRLEQVLDNLLDNAFMFTHEGAITLRVRQERIQGGRVFCCFDVKDTGIGIDPLQQARLFDPMAHVRAAASAGRTGLGLAIVRQIVEQQGGTVTLVSALGMGSTFTVRLSFPTDEAADYKQAPVRATPAAVVEKASPDALAGYRIMVVDDHPLNRMLVERLLHSWGASVEMAEDGAEAVARAEDTSRPALDLVIMDIQMPVLDGLEATRAIRSLAPPTGTLPILALTAATGTEERDAVFAAGMDDYIGKPFVPEHLLARLRAHLMGTAPPVTPGRSGVSTSENRTAIHHPTVTTDAAPKALPTPSQTLAALDLDLLQVHTMGDEAFAQHLLETFIVQTDRVVAAVGAAHEATDWETVRLLTHKVRPSLRMVGLDRLEAVAHGLDEEADALMRGAQAHPSPDFGTRLDALVECSRAVCTHLREAEAA; encoded by the coding sequence ATGCCCACCCCATCGACTGACGTGCTCATCCGCGTGTTGCCCTACCCCGCGGTGCTAGAACGTGCCGAGGGCGAGGTGTGCGCCCTGAGTGCCTCGTTCTGCGAGACGTTTCTCTGTGACGAGGCAGAACGTGAGGCTAGGCGGCGGACGCTGGCCGATGTGTTCGAATGGATCGCTCCCCAGTTTGCACAGCCGACTCTGCTACTCGAAGCCATCCAACCTGTCACCGCAGCACAAGCACCGTGCACGAATGGAGTGCTCCTGAGTCTTGCCGACGGGCGCACGTTCCGGCTGAGGCACGAGGAGCTAATCGAGCGCGATGGGACTAGTAGCGGACGCCTGTGGCACTTCCACGATGCGACGGAAAGTGCGCGTGCTGCAGAGGCAACACTGCAGGCGGAGCAGCTCGCCGAGCACGCGGAGCAGGTCCGGCTCAATTTCGTCTCGGCGATGAGCCACGAGATCAAGACCCCGATGAACGCGGTCGTCGGGATGGCGCACCTTCTTGCCGAGACGGATCTCGATTCTGGGCAAGAAGAGCTAGTTCACGCGCTACGACGCTCCGTCGATCACCTGCTTGATTTGCTCACCGATGTCCTCGACTTTTCCCGACTCGAGACCGGCGCGACGACGTTCGCTACCGACCAGTTCGACCTTTATGCACTCGTAGAGTCGGTCCGCGCACGGTACGCCTCCGAGGCGGAGGCTCGCGATCTGGCGTTCACGGCGGAGGTTGAGGACATGCCTCGCATCCTCCTCGGAGACCCTACGAGGCTCGAGCAAGTCCTCGATAACTTGCTCGACAACGCCTTCATGTTCACGCATGAGGGAGCGATCACCTTACGTGTCCGACAGGAGCGGATCCAGGGCGGGCGGGTGTTCTGCTGCTTCGATGTGAAAGACACAGGCATCGGAATCGACCCCCTTCAGCAAGCTCGCCTCTTTGACCCCATGGCTCATGTGAGAGCAGCGGCGAGTGCCGGGCGAACTGGTCTAGGCCTTGCCATCGTCAGGCAGATCGTTGAACAACAAGGGGGGACTGTGACGCTTGTGAGTGCGCTTGGCATGGGGTCGACCTTTACGGTCAGGCTCTCTTTCCCGACCGACGAGGCGGCCGATTACAAGCAAGCCCCGGTACGCGCGACGCCAGCCGCTGTCGTCGAGAAAGCATCGCCCGATGCACTGGCCGGCTACAGGATTATGGTCGTGGACGACCACCCGCTCAACCGCATGCTTGTGGAGCGGCTCCTGCATAGCTGGGGCGCGTCTGTGGAGATGGCCGAGGATGGCGCGGAGGCGGTTGCTCGCGCGGAGGATACCAGTCGGCCCGCGCTTGACCTGGTCATCATGGATATTCAGATGCCAGTTTTGGACGGGCTAGAGGCGACCCGCGCTATCCGTTCGTTGGCGCCCCCCACGGGCACCCTGCCGATTCTGGCGCTCACGGCGGCCACGGGGACCGAAGAGCGCGATGCCGTCTTCGCGGCTGGCATGGACGACTACATCGGCAAGCCGTTCGTCCCCGAGCACTTGCTAGCCCGCCTTCGTGCGCACCTGATGGGCACCGCTCCCCCCGTTACGCCGGGTCGCTCCGGTGTCAGCACTTCCGAGAATCGAACCGCCATTCATCATCCAACGGTGACGACGGACGCCGCCCCCAAGGCGCTGCCAACGCCATCGCAGACGCTGGCTGCGCTCGATTTGGACCTTCTTCAGGTTCATACCATGGGAGACGAGGCCTTTGCCCAGCACCTCTTAGAGACGTTCATCGTCCAAACGGACCGAGTTGTCGCAGCCGTTGGCGCGGCACACGAGGCTACCGACTGGGAAACAGTGCGCCTGCTCACCCATAAAGTCCGGCCTTCGCTGCGGATGGTTGGGCTCGATCGTCTGGAGGCGGTTGCTCACGGCCTTGACGAGGAAGCCGACGCCCTAATGCGTGGGGCGCAAGCACACCCGTCTCCGGACTTTGGCACCCGCCTCGACGCGCTCGTTGAGTGTAGCCGGGCGGTGTGCACGCATCTGCGCGAGGCGGAGGCCGCCTAG
- a CDS encoding RNA polymerase sigma factor RpoD/SigA codes for MYVPRSQRMLDQYLHEISQVSLLTPDEEVDLARRIKQGDEIALHKLVRANLRFVVSVAKKYQGQGLSLADLISEGNYGLVKAARRFDETRGFKFISYAVWWVRQSILKALSDHARTVRLPQNRIGTLSKMRKASDRLAQKHGRRPNIEELADELEIKETKVLEGMQHARRSLSVDAPFSDDNGNSLLDVLPDAEQEAPDEELTAESVKIDVERVLSMLSPREAEITRLYFGLGAERPQTLQALGERFGLTRERVRQIKEKALRKLRQKRCREELEMYVG; via the coding sequence ATGTACGTGCCTCGCTCCCAGCGAATGCTGGACCAATACCTCCACGAGATCAGTCAAGTTTCGCTGCTTACACCTGACGAGGAGGTCGATCTAGCCCGCCGGATCAAGCAAGGCGATGAGATCGCGCTGCACAAGCTCGTGCGCGCCAACCTCCGCTTCGTGGTCTCGGTGGCGAAGAAGTACCAAGGGCAAGGGCTGAGCCTGGCTGATCTAATTTCAGAAGGCAACTACGGCCTCGTAAAGGCAGCCCGCCGCTTCGACGAGACACGCGGCTTCAAATTCATCTCCTACGCGGTGTGGTGGGTTCGCCAGTCTATCCTGAAGGCACTTAGCGACCACGCTCGTACGGTGCGCCTTCCCCAGAACCGCATTGGCACGCTCTCCAAGATGCGCAAGGCCAGCGACCGGCTCGCCCAGAAGCACGGACGCCGTCCCAACATCGAGGAACTCGCCGACGAGTTGGAGATCAAGGAGACCAAGGTGCTCGAGGGCATGCAGCACGCCCGCCGCTCGCTCTCCGTCGATGCTCCGTTCTCGGACGACAACGGCAACTCGCTCCTTGACGTGCTGCCCGACGCCGAGCAGGAGGCTCCCGACGAAGAGCTGACCGCGGAGTCGGTCAAGATCGATGTGGAGCGCGTGCTCTCGATGCTCTCTCCTCGCGAGGCGGAGATCACTCGGCTCTACTTCGGCCTCGGCGCCGAGCGCCCGCAGACGCTTCAGGCCCTCGGCGAGCGGTTCGGCCTCACCCGTGAGCGCGTGCGTCAGATCAAGGAGAAGGCGTTGCGCAAGCTTCGCCAGAAGCGCTGCCGCGAGGAACTCGAGATGTACGTCGGCTAG
- the lepB gene encoding signal peptidase I: protein MDIPRGQSERGQLELKRESRGRSGWVRLILLALLVAVLLRVFVLEPYRIPTPSMAGTLLPGDHVLVSKVHYGPRLPITLRIPFSDWILEGVELPGWRLPGFRAVHRGDVVVFNQPRQPGPIDQRMPFVKRAVGLPGDTIRIVDKQVLVDGTLAVEPSALQYDWIVELEDERARTFEAPSLSSAPEALGRGRFRIAATVGQVEALRAAEAVAAVTLLRQPQGARGGVYPFGSGFTLDSYGPLVVPKAGATVLLNDETWAHLAPIIEDYEAHVVERQPDGSFSVDGEVQLTYTFEQDYFFVLGDNRDQSSDSRVWGFVPSNHLIGKAVFVHVSTGPEGIRWGRVGRWVR from the coding sequence ATGGACATACCACGGGGCCAGTCAGAACGGGGCCAGTTAGAGCTCAAGCGAGAATCGCGAGGACGTAGTGGATGGGTTCGCCTTATCCTATTGGCGTTGCTCGTGGCGGTGCTGTTGCGCGTGTTCGTGCTGGAGCCCTATCGCATCCCGACTCCGTCGATGGCGGGCACCTTGCTGCCGGGCGACCATGTGCTGGTGTCCAAAGTGCACTACGGCCCGCGCCTCCCGATAACCCTCCGTATTCCCTTCTCGGACTGGATTCTAGAAGGCGTCGAATTGCCTGGCTGGCGTCTACCCGGGTTTCGCGCCGTGCATCGCGGCGATGTCGTCGTGTTCAACCAGCCACGACAGCCCGGACCGATCGACCAGCGCATGCCGTTCGTGAAGCGCGCCGTCGGCTTACCCGGTGACACGATTCGCATCGTGGACAAGCAAGTCCTCGTCGACGGTACGCTTGCTGTGGAACCGAGCGCTTTGCAGTATGACTGGATCGTCGAACTGGAAGACGAGCGGGCACGCACCTTTGAAGCGCCGTCCCTATCGAGCGCGCCCGAAGCGCTCGGGCGCGGCCGCTTCCGCATCGCCGCAACCGTGGGACAGGTCGAGGCGCTCCGTGCAGCCGAGGCAGTCGCTGCCGTGACACTGCTGCGACAGCCGCAGGGCGCCCGTGGTGGTGTTTATCCGTTCGGCAGCGGCTTCACGCTCGACTCCTATGGGCCGCTCGTGGTGCCGAAAGCTGGAGCCACCGTCCTGCTCAACGACGAGACTTGGGCTCATCTAGCGCCCATCATTGAAGACTACGAGGCGCATGTAGTCGAACGGCAGCCCGACGGTTCGTTCTCAGTAGACGGCGAAGTACAGCTCACCTACACTTTTGAGCAGGACTACTTCTTTGTGCTAGGTGACAATCGAGACCAGTCGAGCGACAGCCGTGTCTGGGGCTTCGTGCCGAGCAATCACCTCATTGGTAAGGCGGTGTTTGTCCACGTGTCCACGGGTCCGGAGGGGATCCGGTGGGGACGCGTCGGGCGCTGGGTGCGCTAG